In Struthio camelus isolate bStrCam1 chromosome 4, bStrCam1.hap1, whole genome shotgun sequence, a genomic segment contains:
- the BMPR1B gene encoding bone morphogenetic protein receptor type-1B isoform X1, which translates to MGWLEEANWQLHISLLMLLSVHTRANFLDNMPLRSSGKLSMENRKDDSESTAPAPPQKKLSCQCHHHCPEDSVNSTCSTDGYCFTIIEEDESGGHLVTKGCLGLEGSDFQCRDTPIPHQRRSIECCTGQDYCNKHLHPTLPPLKNRDFAEGNIHHKALLISVTVCSILLVLIIIFCYFRYKRQETRPRYSIGLEQDETYIPPGESLKDLIEQSQSSGSGSGLPLLVQRTIAKQIQMVKQIGKGRYGEVWMGKWRGEKVAVKVFFTTEEASWFRETEIYQTVLMRHENILGFIAADIKGTGSWTQLYLITDYHENGSLYDYLKSTTLDTKAMLKLAYSSVSGLCHLHTEIFSTQGKPAIAHRDLKSKNILVKKNGTCCIADLGLAVKFISDTNEVDIPPNTRVGTKRYMPPEVLDESLNRNHFQSYIMADMYSFGLILWEIARRCVSGGIVEEYQLPYHDLVPSDPSYEDMREIVCIKRLRPSFPNRWSSDECLRQMGKLMMECWAHNPASRLTALRVKKTLAKMSESQDIKL; encoded by the exons CCAATTTTCTAGACAACATGCCCTTGCGAAGTTCTGGCAAGTTGAGCATGGAGAACAGAAAAGACGACAGCGAGAGCACAGCACCTGCCCCTCCACAGAAGAAACTGTCCTGCCAGTGCCACCACCATTGCCCTGAAGACTCAGTCAACAGCACCTGCAG CACTGATGGCTACTGCTTCACCATAATAGAAGAAGATGAATCTGGTGGACATTTAGTCACCAAGGGATGTCTAGGATTAGAGGGCTCAGACTTTCAGTGTCGG GACACTCCCATTCCACACCAAAGAAGATCTATTGAATGTTGCACGGGTCAAGATTACTGTAACAAACATCTTCATCCTACGCTGCCGCCTCTGAAAAATCGAG ACTTTGCGGAAGGAAACATTCACCATAAGGCCTTGCTGATCTCCGTGACCGTTTGCAGTATCCTTCTGGTGCTTATCATCATATTCTGCTACTTCAG GTACAAACGGCAGGAGACACGGCCACGATACAGCATCGGGCTGGAGCAGGACGAGACCTATATCCCGCCAGGGGAGTCCCTGAAGGATTTGATCGAGCAGTCTCAGAGCTCCGGCAGCGGCTCCGGGCTCCCTCTCCTG GTTCAAAGGACCATAGCAAAACAGATTCAGATGGTAAAGCAGATTGGAAAAGGCCGCTATGGAGAGGTTTGGATGGGAAAGTGGCGTGGAGAAAAGGTAGCTGTAAAAGTGTTTTTCACCACGGAGGAGGCCAGCTGgttcagagaaacagaaatctACCAAACTGTCCTGATGAGGCATGAAAATATTCTCG GATTCATTGCTGCAGACATTAAAGGTACAGGATCTTGGACCCAGCTGTATCTCATCACCGACTATCATGAGAATGGCTCACTCTATGATTATCTGAAATCCACTACCTTGGACACGAAAGCCATGCTAAAGCTGGCCTACTCCTCGGTGAGCGGCTTGTGCCACCTGCACACGGAGATCTTCAGCACTCAAGGCAAACCGGCTATTGCCCACCGGGACCTAAAAAGTAAGAATATTCTGGTGAAAAAGAACGGAACCTGCTGTATAGCAGATTTGGGCTTGGCTGTTAAATTTATTAG CGATACGAACGAGGTAGACATTCCTCCAAATACGCGTGTGGGAACAAAACGCTATATGCCTCCCGAGGTGCTGGATGAAAGCTTGAATAGGAATCACTTTCAGTCGTACATCATGGCTGATATGTACAGTTTTGGGCTCATTCTTTGGGAGATAGCAAGGAGATGTGTGTCTGGAG gAATAGTCGAAGAATACCAGCTGCCCTACCATGACCTGGTGCCCAGCGACCCCTCGTACGAGGACATGCGGGAGATCGTGTGCATCAAGAGGCTACGCCCGTCATTTCCCAACAGATGGAGCAGCGATGAG TGCCTCCGCCAGATGGGGAAGCTGATGATGGAGTGCTGGGCTCACAACCCCGCGTCCCGCCTCACAGCCCTGCGGGTCAAGAAGACGCTTGCCAAAATGTCAGAGTCACAGGACATTAAACTCTGA
- the BMPR1B gene encoding bone morphogenetic protein receptor type-1B isoform X2: MPLRSSGKLSMENRKDDSESTAPAPPQKKLSCQCHHHCPEDSVNSTCSTDGYCFTIIEEDESGGHLVTKGCLGLEGSDFQCRDTPIPHQRRSIECCTGQDYCNKHLHPTLPPLKNRDFAEGNIHHKALLISVTVCSILLVLIIIFCYFRYKRQETRPRYSIGLEQDETYIPPGESLKDLIEQSQSSGSGSGLPLLVQRTIAKQIQMVKQIGKGRYGEVWMGKWRGEKVAVKVFFTTEEASWFRETEIYQTVLMRHENILGFIAADIKGTGSWTQLYLITDYHENGSLYDYLKSTTLDTKAMLKLAYSSVSGLCHLHTEIFSTQGKPAIAHRDLKSKNILVKKNGTCCIADLGLAVKFISDTNEVDIPPNTRVGTKRYMPPEVLDESLNRNHFQSYIMADMYSFGLILWEIARRCVSGGIVEEYQLPYHDLVPSDPSYEDMREIVCIKRLRPSFPNRWSSDECLRQMGKLMMECWAHNPASRLTALRVKKTLAKMSESQDIKL, encoded by the exons ATGCCCTTGCGAAGTTCTGGCAAGTTGAGCATGGAGAACAGAAAAGACGACAGCGAGAGCACAGCACCTGCCCCTCCACAGAAGAAACTGTCCTGCCAGTGCCACCACCATTGCCCTGAAGACTCAGTCAACAGCACCTGCAG CACTGATGGCTACTGCTTCACCATAATAGAAGAAGATGAATCTGGTGGACATTTAGTCACCAAGGGATGTCTAGGATTAGAGGGCTCAGACTTTCAGTGTCGG GACACTCCCATTCCACACCAAAGAAGATCTATTGAATGTTGCACGGGTCAAGATTACTGTAACAAACATCTTCATCCTACGCTGCCGCCTCTGAAAAATCGAG ACTTTGCGGAAGGAAACATTCACCATAAGGCCTTGCTGATCTCCGTGACCGTTTGCAGTATCCTTCTGGTGCTTATCATCATATTCTGCTACTTCAG GTACAAACGGCAGGAGACACGGCCACGATACAGCATCGGGCTGGAGCAGGACGAGACCTATATCCCGCCAGGGGAGTCCCTGAAGGATTTGATCGAGCAGTCTCAGAGCTCCGGCAGCGGCTCCGGGCTCCCTCTCCTG GTTCAAAGGACCATAGCAAAACAGATTCAGATGGTAAAGCAGATTGGAAAAGGCCGCTATGGAGAGGTTTGGATGGGAAAGTGGCGTGGAGAAAAGGTAGCTGTAAAAGTGTTTTTCACCACGGAGGAGGCCAGCTGgttcagagaaacagaaatctACCAAACTGTCCTGATGAGGCATGAAAATATTCTCG GATTCATTGCTGCAGACATTAAAGGTACAGGATCTTGGACCCAGCTGTATCTCATCACCGACTATCATGAGAATGGCTCACTCTATGATTATCTGAAATCCACTACCTTGGACACGAAAGCCATGCTAAAGCTGGCCTACTCCTCGGTGAGCGGCTTGTGCCACCTGCACACGGAGATCTTCAGCACTCAAGGCAAACCGGCTATTGCCCACCGGGACCTAAAAAGTAAGAATATTCTGGTGAAAAAGAACGGAACCTGCTGTATAGCAGATTTGGGCTTGGCTGTTAAATTTATTAG CGATACGAACGAGGTAGACATTCCTCCAAATACGCGTGTGGGAACAAAACGCTATATGCCTCCCGAGGTGCTGGATGAAAGCTTGAATAGGAATCACTTTCAGTCGTACATCATGGCTGATATGTACAGTTTTGGGCTCATTCTTTGGGAGATAGCAAGGAGATGTGTGTCTGGAG gAATAGTCGAAGAATACCAGCTGCCCTACCATGACCTGGTGCCCAGCGACCCCTCGTACGAGGACATGCGGGAGATCGTGTGCATCAAGAGGCTACGCCCGTCATTTCCCAACAGATGGAGCAGCGATGAG TGCCTCCGCCAGATGGGGAAGCTGATGATGGAGTGCTGGGCTCACAACCCCGCGTCCCGCCTCACAGCCCTGCGGGTCAAGAAGACGCTTGCCAAAATGTCAGAGTCACAGGACATTAAACTCTGA